The following are encoded in a window of Phaseolus vulgaris cultivar G19833 chromosome 3, P. vulgaris v2.0, whole genome shotgun sequence genomic DNA:
- the LOC137808380 gene encoding acidic leucine-rich nuclear phosphoprotein 32-related protein translates to MRHRISYLMDEIWERAVETALDGEKDHASARTLTLDGAVKCVQGRLPPPSLLERFQNLQHLSIANVGVSTLEQFPRLRSLQKLNLSDNRIAGGLEFLVQAGLDSLRDLDLSNNRIQYIEDLAPLAQVKLVSLDLYECPVTRVKDYRSRVFGLIKSLKYLDKMDAEENERPESDDEEEEEEDEEEEDDPGSGEIDGEEDRPLGINNGHSEGVDGVVDADEEEESDADEEETETSRRVTNGENHRENGFRVVPVEGDDVEEDDEDDDSGEEIDEEEGDDDDVVEVHEIEDSDDEDGVEYDEDDDDDDDDEEEVDNDEGDFAEPESTGRLTSTEGEIDGHEQGEEDGDEDDNGETGEDEMGVEDDGDYEDDDEEEDYGGGYLVQPVGQSDALNAGVVGDVDGANDDGDEEDEVDDEDEDVQVLPPESSHLKRKRNDEEEDDEESDDEEDVVAFTKSSKKHH, encoded by the exons ATGAGACATAGGATTTCGTATTTGATGGACGAGATCTGGGAGAGGGCTGTGGAGACGGCGTTAGACGGCGAGAAGGACCACGCGTCCGCCCGGACGCTAACCCTAGACGGCGCCGTTAAGTGCGTGCAAGGACGGTTACCTCCTCCAAGCCTTCTTGAAAGGTTCCAGAACCTTCAGCACCTTTCCATCGCAAACGTCGGTGTTTCAACGTTGGAGCAGTTTCCACGGCTCCGGAGTCTGCAAAAGCTGAACCTCTCCGACAACCGGATCGCCGGTGGGTTGGAGTTTCTAGTCCAGGCTGGCCTCGATTCGCTGCGTGACCTTGATTTGTCGAACAATCGGATTCAGTACATTGAGGATCTCGCGCCGCTGGCGCAGGTGAAGCTGGTTTCGCTGGATCTGTACGAGTGTCCCGTGACGCGCGTGAAGGATTATCGATCTAGGGTTTTTGGGTTGATTAAATCGCTCAAGTACTTGGATAAGATGGATGCGGAGGAGAACGAGAGGCCTGAGAGTGATGAcgaggaagaggaggaagaagacgaggaggaggaggatgacCCTGGGAGTGGCGAGATTGATGGAGAAGAAGATCGACCGCTTGGGATTAACAATGGACACAGCGAGGGTGTTGATGGTGTTGTTGATGCTGATGAGGAGGAAGAGAGTGATGCGGATGAGGAGGAGACGGAGACGTCGAGGCGGGTTACTAATGGCGAGAATCATAGGGAGAATGGGTTCCGTGTCGTGCCGGTAGAGGGGGATGACGTGGAGGAGGACGATGAGGATGATGATTCTGGTGAGGAGATTGATGAGGAGGAGggagatgatgatgatgttgtGGAGGTTCATGAGATTGAGGATAGCGATGATGAGGATGGAGTTGAGTAtgatgaggatgatgatgatgatgatgacgaTGAGGAGGAAGTGGATAATGATGAGGGTGATTTTGCGGAGCCGGAGAGTACTGGGAGGTTAACGAGTACGGAGGGGGAGATTGATGGGCATGAGCAGGGCGAGGAGGATGGAGATGAAGATGATAATGGGGAGACTGGGGAAGATGAGATGGGGGTTGAAGATGATGGCGAttatgaagatgatgatgaa GAAGAAGACTATGGTGGTGGCTACCTTGTTCAGCCAGTTGGACAGTCGGATGCCCTCAATGCTGGAGTTGTTGGAGATGTAGATGGTGCAAATGATGATGGTGATGAGGAGGATGAGGTTGATGATGAGGATGAAGATGTTCAGGTATTGCCTCCTGAATCTTCCCACCTGAAGAGAAAGAGGAATgatgaagaagaggatgatgaggagagtgatgatgaagaagatgtGGTAGCATTCACGAAGTCATCCAAGAAGCACCATTGA
- the LOC137808382 gene encoding proline-rich receptor-like protein kinase PERK4 — protein sequence MSSPDKKSAPHNNTPDNATPDDATPDNATPDNATPNNATPDNATPNNATPDNSKGSSSSSSSSSTPSAKETHKALSHEKMSSTEKDNGGTDKAALGAGIGVGFVLLVLIIVCFVWCCRRKKRKQKKYYYASPSKGKGNYYNTGQNSLPNWQQGPGPLGNDHVVRVQQQGMGMQMGMGMQMGMGMAPPSGGGGGGGWGTSHPQMSSGDMSSNYSVGMGSTSPGLSLTLKGGTFTYEELAAATKGFANDQIIGQGGFGYVHKGVLPNGKEVAVKSLKAGSGQGEREFQAEIDIISRVHHRHLVSLVGYCICGGQRMLVYEFVPNSTLEHHLHGKGMPTMDWPSRMRIAMGSAKGLAYLHEDCSPRIIHRDIKASNVLLDDSFEAKVSDFGLAKLTSDNNTHVSTRVMGTFGYLAPEYASSGKLTEKSDVFSFGVMLLELITGKRPVDSSNVMEDSLVDWARPLLNKGLEDGNFGGLVDPFLEGNYNTQEMTRMAACAAASIRHSARKRSKMSQIVRALEGDVSLEDLKETKLAGNGNGNGNSSAFISSSGSSEYDTMQYNADMIKFRQAIMSSQEFNDSGELSSKEMAYH from the exons ATGTCTTCCCCAGATAAGAAATCCGCTCCTCATAACAACACACCCGATAACGCCACCCCCGATGACGCCACCCCCGATAACGCCACTCCCGACAATGCCACGCCCAACAATGCCACGCCCGACAATGCCACGCCCAACAATGCCACGCCCGATAATTCAAAGGGTTCCTCATCATCATCGTCGTCTTCGTCCACTCCTTCAGCCAAAGAGACGCACAAAGCGCTGTCGCATGAAAAGATGTCGAGTACAGAGAAAGACAATGGTGGCACCGATAAAGCAGCATTGGGAGCTGGGATTGGAGTTGGGTTTGTCCTTCTCGTGTTGATcattgtgtgttttgtttggtGTTGCAGAAGGAAGAAGCGAAAGCAGAAGAAGTACTACTACGCATCTCCTTCTAAAGGAAAAG GCAATTATTACAACACTGGGCAAAATTCTCTCCCTAATTGGCAACAAGGACCTGGTCCTCTCGGGAATGACCATGTGGTGAGGGTTCAACAACAAGGGATGGGGATGCAGATGGGAATGGGGATGCAAATGGGAATGGGAATGGCTCCTCctagtggtggtggtggtggtggtggctgGGGTACATCCCATCCCCAAATGAGCAGTGGTGATATGAGCTCTAATTACTCAGTGGGAATGGGTTCCACATCGCCAGGCCTTTCTCTCACACTCAAGGGTGGTACCTTCACTTATGAGGAGCTAGCAGCTGCCACCAAAGGATTTGCCAATGACCAGATTATTGGACAAGGTGGCTTTGGCTATGTCCATAAGGGAGTTTTACCTAATGGAAAGGAAGTGGCTGTTAAGAGTCTAAAAGCAGGTAGTGGACAAGGAGAACGCGAGTTCCAAGCTGAGATTGACATCATTAGTCGAGTTCATCATCGTCATCTTGTGTCACTTGTTGGATATTGCATTTGTGGAGGCCAAAGAATGTTGGTCTATGAATTTGTTCCCAACTCAACTTTGGAACATCACCTTCATG GAAAAGGTATGCCTACCATGGATTGGCCTTCTAGAATGCGAATTGCAATGGGATCTGCCAAAGGGCTTGCATACCTTCATGAAGATT GTAGCCCTCGCATCATCCATCGTGACATTAAAGCTTCTAACGTTCTTCTTGATGATAGTTTTGAAGCAAAG GTGTCTGATTTTGGACTCGCAAAGTTGACTTCTGATAATAATACACATGTCTCAACTCGTGTCATGGGAACATTCGG GTACTTGGCCCCAGAATACGCATCAAGTGGAAAATTGACAGAGAAGTCTGATGTTTTCTCATTTGGGGTCATGCTATTGGAACTCATAACCGGGAAACGGCCTGTAGATTCGTCAAATGTCATGGAGGACAGTTTAGTGGATTGG GCTCGACCACTCCTGAATAAAGGATTGGAGGATGGCAACTTTGGAGGGTTGGTGGATCCATTTTTGGAAGGCAACTACAATACCCAGGAAATGACAAGAATGGCAGCTTGCGCAGCTGCAAGCATTCGTCATTCGGCTAGGAAGCGTTCAAAAATGAGCCAG ATTGTGAGAGCGCTGGAAGGAGATGTGTCATTGGAAGACTTGAAAGAAACGAAACTTGCAGGGAATGGGAATGGGAATGGGAATAGCAGTGCTTTCATTTCTTCATCTGGAAGCTCAGAATATGATACCATGCAATACAATGCTGATATGATTAAGTTCAGACAGGCAATAATGTCGAGCCAAGAATTTAATGACAGTGGTGAGCTTTCCAGTAAGGAGATGGCTTATCATTAG
- the LOC137805694 gene encoding probable polyol transporter 3 yields the protein MEQGGREDQTTTFNKYAFACAVVASMVSIISGYDTGVMSGAMIFIKDDIGISDTQQEVLAGILNLCALVGSLAAGRTSDYIGRRYTIFLASVLFMVGAVVMGYGPNYAILMLGRCVGGVGVGFALMIAPVYSAEISSASSRGFLTSLPELCIGIGILLGYVSNFFLGKLTLKLGWRLMLGVAALPSLALALVVLAMPESPRWLVMQGRLEGAKKVLLKVSNSREEAELRLREIKVAVGFDENCGSDENVKVPQKSQGEGVWKELLVRPTPEVRWMVIAAIGIHFFEHATGIEAVMLYSPRIFKKAGVRSKDKLLLATVGIGLTKIVFLVMALFLLDRVGRRRLLQVSTGGMICGLTLLGFSLTMVDHSSEKLLWALSLSIVATYAYVAFFNIGLGPVTWVYSSEIFPLRLRAQGASIGVAVNRTMNAVVSMSFISVYKAITIGGSFFMFAAVSILAWFFFYFFLPETKGVPLEEMEMLFTKVFSGQNVVKKTDPKKIVGPNFIPNQFYLIQIQEMKDEETLPIAKKETLASDSGLFGRGSYKFWALAAILLLALWSMFTGTVSLRWSGTLNTFSHDLHVPLHDHLDVLEMEEREKVVRHMWDVYTNNRRIRLPRFWQEAFEAAYEDLSSDVAEDRDAAIAEIANMSLSSFDIQLPPITHSTRARELDKNLEQFDEGKGATSERA from the exons ATGGAGCAAGGTGGCAGAGAAGACCAGACGACGACGTTCAACAAATATGCCTTTGCTTGTGCTGTAGTTGCTTCAATGGTTTCCATCATATCTGGTTATG ATACGGGTGTTATGAGTGGAGCAATGATATTCATCAAGGATGATATTGGAATCAGCGATACCCAGCAAGAGGTTCTTGCAGGAATCTTGAACCTATGCGCATTGGTAGGATCCTTAGCTGCAGGAAGAACCTCTGATTACATTGGTCGTCGCTACACAATTTTCTTAGCCTCCGTCCTCTTCATGGTGGGTGCAGTTGTGATGGGGTATGGCCCAAACTATGCAATATTAATGCTTGGAAGGTGTGTTGGTGGGGTGGGTGTGGGTTTTGCTCTAATGATAGCACCAGTTTACTCAGCAGAGATTTCCTCTGCATCATCCAGGGGTTTTCTAACCTCTTTGCCCGAGCTTTGTATCGGCATTGGCATCTTACTCGGCTACGTATCAAACTTCTTCTTGGGGAAATTGACCTTGAAGCTTGGATGGAGGTTGATGCTTGGtgttgctgcacttccttcacttGCTTTGGCTCTGGTTGTTCTAGCAATGCCAGAGTCGCCAAGGTGGTTAGTGATGCAGGGTCGTTTGGAAGGTGCGAAGAAGGTGCTATTGAAAGTTTCAAACAGCAGAGAAGAGGCTGAACTTCGGTTGAGGGAAATAAAAGTGGCGGTAGGGTTTGATGAGAATTGTGGCAGTGATGAAAATGTGAAGGTGCCTCAGAAGTCACAGGGTGAAGGGGTTTGGAAAGAGTTGCTTGTGAGGCCCACACCGGAAGTTCGCTGGATGGTGATTGCAGCGATAGGGATTCATTTTTTCGAGCATGCAACTGGCATTGAAGCTGTGATGTTGTACAGTCCCAGAATCTTTAAGAAAGCTGGTGTGAGAAGTAAGGATAAGCTCTTACTTGCGACTGTTGGAATTGGCCTGACAAAGATAGTTTTCTTGGTGATGGCTTTGTTTTTGCTTGACAGAGTTGGTAGAAGGCGCCTCTTGCAAGTAAGCACTGGGGGAATGATTTGTGGGCTCACACTTTTGGGTTTTAGTTTGACCATGGTTGATCATTCTAGTGAGAAGCTGTTGTGGGCATTGAGCCTTAGCATTGTGGCCACATATGCTTATGTTGCTTTCTTTAACATTGGGCTTGGGCCTGTCACTTGGGTCTACAGCTCGGAGATATTTCCTTTGAGGTTGAGGGCGCAAGGGGCGAGCATAGGAGTTGCAGTGAATAGAACCATGAATGCTGTGGTTTCCATGAGTTTTATTTCAGTCTACAAAGCAATCACCATTGGTGGAAGCTTTTTCATGTTCGCTGCTGTATCTATACTTGCTTGGttcttcttttactttttcCTTCCTGAAACCAAAGGCGTGCCCCTGGAAGAGATGGAAATGCTTTTTACCAAAGTATTCAGCGGTCAAAATGTAGTCAAGAAAACTGATCCC AAGAAAATCGTAGGCCCAAATTTCATACCCAACCAGTTCTATTTAATTCAAATCCAAGAAATGAAGGATGAAGAAACACTCCCAATTGCAAAAAAGGAAACCCTAGCCTCAGATTCAGGTTTATTCGGAAGAGGAAGTTACAAATTCTGGGCACTAGCGGCCATTTTGCTCCTCGCACTGTGGTCCATGTTCACCGGCACCGTCTCGCTCCGGTGGTCGGGCACGCTTAACACGTTCTCGCATGACCTCCACGTGCCGCTCCACGACCACCTCGACGTCCTC GAAATGGAGGAGAGAGAGAAGGTGGTGAGGCACATGTGGGACGTGTACACGAATAACCGTAGGATCAGGTTGCCGCGGTTCTGGCAAGAGGCCTTCGAGGCTGCGTACGAGGATTTGAGCAGTGACGTGGCGGAGGATAGAGACGCTGCCATCGCCGAGATCGCTAACATGTCTCTAAGCTCCTTTGATATTCAATTGCCTCCTATTACACATTCTACG AGAGCACGGGAACTTGATAAGAACCTCGAGCAATTTGATGAAGGCAAAGGTGCAACCTCCGAACGTGCGTAG